A genomic region of Sander lucioperca isolate FBNREF2018 chromosome 6, SLUC_FBN_1.2, whole genome shotgun sequence contains the following coding sequences:
- the LOC116051509 gene encoding olfactory receptor class A-like protein 1 — MPSEEFVRGMLYLSLTVVGVPGNASIILAFLLLLYQENRLHPADVIVLHLACVNLLVVGVRCLLETLASFRLANIFGDVGCKAVIFVYRTSRSLSIWLTFVLSAYQCLSVAPPGSRWASIRTLVAQYLGFVFLFLWLSNTCMSSAAILFSFSTKNASSPTDHGINVEFCSVSFPSQLSKEANGAIQVGRDVVPMALMTLASLIILVFLYKHSQQVKGLRSSSGGGGSGGAEQRAAKAVVALVTLYVILYGVDNGLWVYTLTVRKTMTSSLISDLRIFFSSLYAALSPVVIIASNRKVNGRLRCVEHEKPVQEQATSISTM; from the coding sequence ATGCCATCAGAGGAGTTTGTCCGTGGGATGCTCTACCTGTCCCTCACTGTTGTAGGAGTCCCGGGTAACGCTTCCATCATCCTGGCATTCCTCCTCTTGCTGTACCAGGAGAATCGCCTCCACCCAGCTGATGTCATTGTCCTGCACCTGGCCTGCGTCAACCTCCTGGTGGTTGGTGTTCGCTGTCTGCTGGAGACCCTGGCATCCTTCCGCCTGGCCAACATCTTTGGAGACGTAGGCTGCAAGGCTGTGATCTTTGTCTACAGAACATCGCGTTCCCTCTCGATTTGGCTCACCTTTGTACTGAGTGCGTACCAGTGTCTGAGCGTTGCTCCTCCCGGATCACGCTGGGCCTCCATCCGCACCTTGGTTGCCCAGTATTTGGGCTTTGtattcctcttcctctggctctCTAACACCTGCATGAGCTCGGCAGCCATACTCTTCTCCTTCAGCACCAAAAATGCCTCCAGCCCAACAGACCATGGCATCAATGTAGAATTCTGCTCTGTTAGCTTTCCTTCACAGTTGTCCAAAGAGGCAAATGGGGCAATCCAGGTGGGCAGAGATGTGGTGCCCATGGCCCTCATGACCCTAGCTAGTCTGATCATCCTGGTCTTCCTTTACAAGCACAGCCAGCAGGTGAAGGGACTCCGCAGCAGcagtgggggtggggggagtgGTGGGGCCGAGCAACGAGCTGCCAAAGCCGTGGTAGCACTTGTGACCTTATATGTGATTCTTTATGGGGTAGATAATGGGCTTTGGGTGTACACTCTCACTGTGAGGAAGACCATGACTTCCTCGCTGATCTCTGACCTGCGTATATTCTTCTCCTCACTCTATGCAGCGCTGAGCCCTGTGGTCATTATTGCATCTAACAGGAAGGTGAATGGCAGGCTGAGGTGTGTAGAGCATGAGAAGCCTGTTCAGGAGCAAGCCACAAGTATTTCTACTATGTGA
- the LOC116051511 gene encoding olfactory receptor class A-like protein 1 yields the protein MDLCVTIKGVSFLLQTSVGILGNTVVLLAYAHLMYTEPKLLPVDMILCHLAFANLMLLLTRCVPQTMTVFGMRDLLNDPGCKVVIYAYRIGRALSVCITCMLSVFQAVTIAPAGPRVSKLKPALPSLVLPTFAGLWLLNMAICIAAPFFSMAPRNGTVPAFTLNLGFCHVDFRDNLSYVINGVAVSGRDFAFVALMVGSSVYILLLLHRHSRKVRGIRRSQGGGAETRAAKTVITLVVLYVVFFGIDNIIWIYMLTVAKVSPVVADMRVFFSSSYASLSPYFIISSNKKIKAKIVCAAEQDQPSVDNQESSDK from the coding sequence ATGGATCTGTGTGTGACCATCAAAGGGGTCTCCTTCCTCCTGcaaacaagtgtgggcatcttGGGGAACACTGTGGTGCTGCTGGCGTACGCCCACCTCATGTACACCGAGCCTAAGCTTCTTCCTGTCGACATGATCCTGTGCCACCTGGCCTTCGCCAACCTGATGCTGCTACTGACCCGCTGCGTCCCCCAGACTATGACTGTGTTTGGGATGAGGGACCTGCTAAATGATCCCGGCTGTAAGGTGGTGATCTACGCCTACCGCATCGGCCGGGCTTTGTCAGTCTGCATCACCTGCATGCTCAGTGTGTTTCAGGCGGTCACCATCGCCCCTGCTGGACCCCGTGTGTCCAAGTTGAAACCTGCACTTCCCTCCCTGGTCCTCCCTACCTTTGCAGGACTGTGGCTCCTCAACATGGCCATATGCATCGCGGCCCCTTTCTTCTCTATGGCTCCACGTAATGGCACCGTCCCTGCCTTTACCCTCAACCTGGGCTTCTGTCACGTGGACTTCAGAGACAACCTGTCCTATGTAATTAATGGGGTGGCTGTCTCTGGGAGGGATTTTGCCTTTGTTGCTCTGATGGTGGGTTCAAGTGTTTACATCCTGCTGCTTCTCCACCGCCACAGCCGAAAGGTGAGAGGGATCCGTCGCTCTCAGGGCGGTGGGGCAGAGACCAGGGCAGCCAAAACAGTGATCACCTTGGTGGTTCTGTACGTGGTCTTCTTCGGGATTGACAACATCATCTGGATCTACATGCTGACAGTGGCGAAGGTGTCACCAGTGGTGGCTGATATGAGGGTGTTCTTCTCCTCCAGCTACGCCTCTCTCAGTCCCTACTTTATAATTTCCTCCAACAAGAAGATCAAGGCGAAGATTGTGTGTGCCGCTGAGCAAGACCAACCGTCAGTGGACAATCAGGAGTCAAGTGACAAATGA